One Castanea sativa cultivar Marrone di Chiusa Pesio chromosome 4, ASM4071231v1 DNA window includes the following coding sequences:
- the LOC142630971 gene encoding glutamate receptor 3.6-like isoform X1, producing MTRVWLMVLVVFCHEIFSNGVVTNISTRPSVVNVGAILAYKSIIGKVAKVAIEAAIEDVNSDPTVLAGTKIQLTMQDSNYNGFLGIVETLQFMEKDTVAIIGPLNSVTAHVISQISNELQVPLLSYSATDPTLSSLQFPFFVRTSQNDLFQMAAVAEIVDYYGWKEVIALYVDDDYGRNGIVALGDKLAEKRCKISYKAPMPSEATRDDITDVLIKVSLIESRIIIVHTYDGPGSMVLNLAKYLGMMESGFVWIATNWLSTILDTDSPLASDVMDDFQGVITLRMYAPDSKLKRKFVSKWNNLTKEKSANVSFGLNTYGLYAYDTVWLLAHAIDAFFNQGGVISFSNDSRLTELRGGSLRLDALNIFNGGNLLLKSILQVNMSGVTGPIKFTPDKDFINPAFEVINVIGTGFRRVGYWTNYSGLSVLPPEVLYTRPPNRSSANQRLYSVIWPGQTTQLPRGWAFPKNGRQLRIGVPTRVSYREFVSQAEGTDIFKGYCIDVFTAALSLLPYAVPYKLVPFGDGRNNPSCTELVRLITTGVFDAAIGDIAITTDRTRMVDFTQPYIESGLVVVASVKKLNSNAWAFLRPFTPMMWLVTAISFLIVGAVIWFLEHKNNIHFQGTPDKQFSTVLWFSFSTLFYAHKEETKSNPTRFVLIIWLFVVLIINSSYTASLTSILTVQQLSSPIKGIETLINSNDPIGYQQGSYARSYLVEELGIHESRLVPLNSAEDYAKALNDGPQRGGVVAVVDDHAYVELFLSTRCEFSIVGQEFTKAGWGFAFPRDSPLAIDMSSAILKLSENGDLQRIHDKWLMRSACTTQGTTTEVDQLQLKSFQGLFVLCGFACLLALIVHFITLACKFSSVVGPRGQSSIYERFQKFLMYVWENEKKDKDPSKRSVGDEDASTHKCVCNREII from the exons ATGACTAGAGTTTGGCTTATGGTGTTAGTAGTTTTTTGCCATGAGATTTTCTCAAATGGGGTGGTTACAAATATCTCTACAAGGCCTAGTGTTGTCAACGTTGGGGCTATTCTCGCTTACAAGTCTATTATTGGAAAGGTTGCAAAGGTAGCAATAGAAGCTGCAATTGAAGATGTGAATTCTGATCCAACTGTTCTTGCTGGAACTAAGATCCAACTTACAATGCAAGACTCCAATTACAACGGATTTTTGGGCATTGTTGAGA CTTTACAGTTCATGGAGAAAGACACAGTGGCCATAATTGGCCCCTTAAATTCTGTAACAGCTCATGtaatttctcaaatttcaaaTGAGCTCCAAGTTCCTCTATTGTCATATTCAGCAACAGACCCAACGTTGTCTTCACTTCAGTTCCCATTCTTTGTTAGAACTTCCCAAAATGATCTTTTTCAGATGGCTGCAGTAGCAGAAATTGTAGACTACTATGGATGGAAAGAGGTGATTGCGCTCTATGTTGACGATGATTATGGCAGAAATGGGATTGTTGCATTAGGGGATAAGCTTGCTGAGAAACGATGTAAGATCTCATACAAAGCACCCATGCCCTCTGAAGCGACCCGGGATGACATCACTGATGTGTTGATTAAG GTTTCTCTAATAGAGTCTCGGATAATTATTGTTCACACTTATGATGGTCCAGGTTCGATGGTGCTTAATTTAGCAAAGTATCTTGGAATGATGGAATCTGGGTTTGTGTGGATAGCTACTAACTGGCTCTCTACCATATTGGATACTGATTCTCCCCTGGCTTCAGATGTAATGGATGATTTTCAAGGAGTTATTACATTGCGAATGTATGCACCagattcaaaactcaaaagaaaatttgtttCCAAATGGAACAACTTGACCAAGGAAAAAAGTGCAAATGTCTCTTTTGGGCTAAATACTTATGGTCTATATGCCTATGACACAGTTTGGCTGCTTGCTCATGCAATTGATGCATTTTTCAATCAGGGTGGAGTTATTTCATTCTCAAATGATTCGAGGTTAACTGAGCTCCGCGGAGGGAGTCTGAGACTTGATGCTTTAAACATCTTTAATGGAGGGAATTTGTTGCTTAAGAGCATTTTACAGGTCAATATGAGTGGTGTAACAGGACCAATTAAGTTTACCCCCGATAAGGACTTCATTAATCCTGCATTTGAAGTCATCAATGTCATTGGCACAGGGTTTAGAAGGGTAGGTTATTGGACTAATTATTCCGGCTTATCAGTTTTGCCTCCAGAAGTGCTTTACACAAGGCCTCCTAATCGTTCCAGTGCAAATCAGAGACTATATAGTGTAATTTGGCCAGGACAAACTACACAACTTCCTCGAGGGTGGGCTTTTCCGAAAAATGGAAGGCAATTGAGAATTGGAGTCCCAACACGAGTTAGTTATCGTGAATTTGTGTCACAAGCAGAAGGCACTGACATTTTCAAAGGATACTGCATTGATGTATTTACTGCTGCATTGAGTTTATTGCCATACGCTGTCCCATATAAATTAGTTCCATTTGGGGATGGTCGTAATAACCCAAGTTGCACTGAGCTTGTGCGTTTGATCACGACGGGT GTCTTTGATGCAGCAATAGGTGACATTGCAATCACAACTGATCGAACAAGAATGGTGGATTTTACACAACCATATATCGAGTCGGGGCTAGTAGTAGTGGCCTCAGTTAAGAAGTTGAATTCCAATGCCTGGGCATTTTTGAGGCCATTCACTCCAATGATGTGGCTTGTCACAGCGATCTCTTTCCTTATTGTGGGAGCAGTTATTTGGTTTTTGgagcataaaaataatattcattTCCAGGGTACCCCCGATAAACAATTTTCAACTGTTCTATG GTTTAGCTTTTCAACATTGTTTTATGCTCATA aGGAAGAAACAAAAAGCAACCCTACTCGTTTTGTGCTAATTATATGGTTATTTGTTGTTCTTATAATAAACTCAAGCTACACTGCAAGTTTGACCTCAATTCTTACAGTGCAACAACTTTCTTCTCCCATTAAAGGCATTGAAACTCTAATTAACAGCAATGATCCCATTGGCTACCAACAAGGTTCATATGCCAGAAGTTATTTAGTTGAGGAACTTGGTATTCATGAGTCCAGACTTGTTCCTCTTAACTCTGCCGAAGATTATGCCAAAGCCTTAAACGACGGTCCACAAAGGGGtggtgttgttgctgttgttgatgACCATGCGTACGTAGAACTCTTCCTTTCAACTCGTTGTGAATTCAGTATTGTAGGTCAAGAGTTCACCAAAGCTGGTTGGGGATTT GCCTTTCCACGGGACTCACCTTTAGCAATTGACATGTCAAGTGCCATTTTAAAACTGTCAGAGAATGGTGACCTCCAGAGAATTCATGACAAATGGCTTATGAGAAGTGCTTGCACTACGCAAGGCACAACTACAGAAGTGGACCAGCTTCAGCTTAAAAGCTTTCAGGGTCTCTTTGTCCTTTGTGGGTTTGCATGCCTACTTGCTCTCATAGTACATTTCATAACATTGGCGTGCAAGTTCTCAAGTGTAGTTGGGCCTCGTGGTCAAAGCTCTATATATGAACGTTTTCAGAAATTTCTTATGTATGTTTGGGAAAAcgaaaagaaagacaaagaccCCTCTAAGAGAAGTGTAGGTGATGAAGATGCATCAACCCACAAGTGTGTCTGCAATAGAGAGATCATATAA
- the LOC142630971 gene encoding glutamate receptor 3.6-like isoform X2 codes for MTRVWLMVLVVFCHEIFSNGVVTNISTRPSVVNVGAILAYKSIIGKVAKVAIEAAIEDVNSDPTVLAGTKIQLTMQDSNYNGFLGIVETLQFMEKDTVAIIGPLNSVTAHMAAVAEIVDYYGWKEVIALYVDDDYGRNGIVALGDKLAEKRCKISYKAPMPSEATRDDITDVLIKVSLIESRIIIVHTYDGPGSMVLNLAKYLGMMESGFVWIATNWLSTILDTDSPLASDVMDDFQGVITLRMYAPDSKLKRKFVSKWNNLTKEKSANVSFGLNTYGLYAYDTVWLLAHAIDAFFNQGGVISFSNDSRLTELRGGSLRLDALNIFNGGNLLLKSILQVNMSGVTGPIKFTPDKDFINPAFEVINVIGTGFRRVGYWTNYSGLSVLPPEVLYTRPPNRSSANQRLYSVIWPGQTTQLPRGWAFPKNGRQLRIGVPTRVSYREFVSQAEGTDIFKGYCIDVFTAALSLLPYAVPYKLVPFGDGRNNPSCTELVRLITTGVFDAAIGDIAITTDRTRMVDFTQPYIESGLVVVASVKKLNSNAWAFLRPFTPMMWLVTAISFLIVGAVIWFLEHKNNIHFQGTPDKQFSTVLWFSFSTLFYAHKEETKSNPTRFVLIIWLFVVLIINSSYTASLTSILTVQQLSSPIKGIETLINSNDPIGYQQGSYARSYLVEELGIHESRLVPLNSAEDYAKALNDGPQRGGVVAVVDDHAYVELFLSTRCEFSIVGQEFTKAGWGFAFPRDSPLAIDMSSAILKLSENGDLQRIHDKWLMRSACTTQGTTTEVDQLQLKSFQGLFVLCGFACLLALIVHFITLACKFSSVVGPRGQSSIYERFQKFLMYVWENEKKDKDPSKRSVGDEDASTHKCVCNREII; via the exons ATGACTAGAGTTTGGCTTATGGTGTTAGTAGTTTTTTGCCATGAGATTTTCTCAAATGGGGTGGTTACAAATATCTCTACAAGGCCTAGTGTTGTCAACGTTGGGGCTATTCTCGCTTACAAGTCTATTATTGGAAAGGTTGCAAAGGTAGCAATAGAAGCTGCAATTGAAGATGTGAATTCTGATCCAACTGTTCTTGCTGGAACTAAGATCCAACTTACAATGCAAGACTCCAATTACAACGGATTTTTGGGCATTGTTGAGA CTTTACAGTTCATGGAGAAAGACACAGTGGCCATAATTGGCCCCTTAAATTCTGTAACAGCTCAT ATGGCTGCAGTAGCAGAAATTGTAGACTACTATGGATGGAAAGAGGTGATTGCGCTCTATGTTGACGATGATTATGGCAGAAATGGGATTGTTGCATTAGGGGATAAGCTTGCTGAGAAACGATGTAAGATCTCATACAAAGCACCCATGCCCTCTGAAGCGACCCGGGATGACATCACTGATGTGTTGATTAAG GTTTCTCTAATAGAGTCTCGGATAATTATTGTTCACACTTATGATGGTCCAGGTTCGATGGTGCTTAATTTAGCAAAGTATCTTGGAATGATGGAATCTGGGTTTGTGTGGATAGCTACTAACTGGCTCTCTACCATATTGGATACTGATTCTCCCCTGGCTTCAGATGTAATGGATGATTTTCAAGGAGTTATTACATTGCGAATGTATGCACCagattcaaaactcaaaagaaaatttgtttCCAAATGGAACAACTTGACCAAGGAAAAAAGTGCAAATGTCTCTTTTGGGCTAAATACTTATGGTCTATATGCCTATGACACAGTTTGGCTGCTTGCTCATGCAATTGATGCATTTTTCAATCAGGGTGGAGTTATTTCATTCTCAAATGATTCGAGGTTAACTGAGCTCCGCGGAGGGAGTCTGAGACTTGATGCTTTAAACATCTTTAATGGAGGGAATTTGTTGCTTAAGAGCATTTTACAGGTCAATATGAGTGGTGTAACAGGACCAATTAAGTTTACCCCCGATAAGGACTTCATTAATCCTGCATTTGAAGTCATCAATGTCATTGGCACAGGGTTTAGAAGGGTAGGTTATTGGACTAATTATTCCGGCTTATCAGTTTTGCCTCCAGAAGTGCTTTACACAAGGCCTCCTAATCGTTCCAGTGCAAATCAGAGACTATATAGTGTAATTTGGCCAGGACAAACTACACAACTTCCTCGAGGGTGGGCTTTTCCGAAAAATGGAAGGCAATTGAGAATTGGAGTCCCAACACGAGTTAGTTATCGTGAATTTGTGTCACAAGCAGAAGGCACTGACATTTTCAAAGGATACTGCATTGATGTATTTACTGCTGCATTGAGTTTATTGCCATACGCTGTCCCATATAAATTAGTTCCATTTGGGGATGGTCGTAATAACCCAAGTTGCACTGAGCTTGTGCGTTTGATCACGACGGGT GTCTTTGATGCAGCAATAGGTGACATTGCAATCACAACTGATCGAACAAGAATGGTGGATTTTACACAACCATATATCGAGTCGGGGCTAGTAGTAGTGGCCTCAGTTAAGAAGTTGAATTCCAATGCCTGGGCATTTTTGAGGCCATTCACTCCAATGATGTGGCTTGTCACAGCGATCTCTTTCCTTATTGTGGGAGCAGTTATTTGGTTTTTGgagcataaaaataatattcattTCCAGGGTACCCCCGATAAACAATTTTCAACTGTTCTATG GTTTAGCTTTTCAACATTGTTTTATGCTCATA aGGAAGAAACAAAAAGCAACCCTACTCGTTTTGTGCTAATTATATGGTTATTTGTTGTTCTTATAATAAACTCAAGCTACACTGCAAGTTTGACCTCAATTCTTACAGTGCAACAACTTTCTTCTCCCATTAAAGGCATTGAAACTCTAATTAACAGCAATGATCCCATTGGCTACCAACAAGGTTCATATGCCAGAAGTTATTTAGTTGAGGAACTTGGTATTCATGAGTCCAGACTTGTTCCTCTTAACTCTGCCGAAGATTATGCCAAAGCCTTAAACGACGGTCCACAAAGGGGtggtgttgttgctgttgttgatgACCATGCGTACGTAGAACTCTTCCTTTCAACTCGTTGTGAATTCAGTATTGTAGGTCAAGAGTTCACCAAAGCTGGTTGGGGATTT GCCTTTCCACGGGACTCACCTTTAGCAATTGACATGTCAAGTGCCATTTTAAAACTGTCAGAGAATGGTGACCTCCAGAGAATTCATGACAAATGGCTTATGAGAAGTGCTTGCACTACGCAAGGCACAACTACAGAAGTGGACCAGCTTCAGCTTAAAAGCTTTCAGGGTCTCTTTGTCCTTTGTGGGTTTGCATGCCTACTTGCTCTCATAGTACATTTCATAACATTGGCGTGCAAGTTCTCAAGTGTAGTTGGGCCTCGTGGTCAAAGCTCTATATATGAACGTTTTCAGAAATTTCTTATGTATGTTTGGGAAAAcgaaaagaaagacaaagaccCCTCTAAGAGAAGTGTAGGTGATGAAGATGCATCAACCCACAAGTGTGTCTGCAATAGAGAGATCATATAA
- the LOC142633021 gene encoding uncharacterized protein LOC142633021, producing the protein MDHTMVERLLNLLLTKEEEKEIPIKSICKSDLLEECSLSLFGRLLADRDQNQRVLKNTLRSASKIRPDLQIVDVGNNILQFRFSSEYQMKWVEQNGPWKQMDGFRKVVDYYTFQDLGYCGFDFTWCNMQGGDNIIYLRLDRAFTNLEWTEKFGGMKVHHLVDSTSDHSALLVSDSAIQNQTQAKHFHFEAMWTKNAECKAIIENSWGMEFDLNTPDEVMANLSSCAAELTNWSSKVFRQIPKKIQAKRNALNSLTLQDKDGALSTKINCIRREINDLLNDKKIYWGQRAKAHWLKEGNKNTRFFHAQALERRKQSTIMGIWDSQGRWKDGYMTTKLDMSKAVDRVEWCFIQGVMEKLGFSTKWVNLVMRCITLVLYSVIINDATCGNIIPTRGLRQGGLLSPTLFLICTNGLSAPIHEVAQNQHLIGISICKGCPRVTHLLFVNDSILFYKASAGESQELKQILQKYEAASGQKINTDKSSVFFNPNTSQEVKDEIFATLGPMQDTRHTRYLSLPSFIGRSKKQVSFILKERIGQKLDIWKGKLLSMGGKEILIKVVAQSIPTYTTGCFLLPQSLCDEIESMMRNFW; encoded by the exons ATGGATCACACAATGGTGGAGAGACTGCTCAATCTCCTCCTCACaaaggaggaagaaaaagaaatcccTATTAAATCGATATGCAAATCAGACTTGTTAGAAGAATGCTCCCTTAGCCTCTTCGGTCGTCTATTGGCAGACAGAGATCAAAATCAAAGGGTGCTGAAGAACACGCTGCGGTCAGCGTCGAAGATACGCCCAGACTTACAGATCGTGGATGTGGGAAATAATATTTTGCAGTTCAGATTCAGTTCTGAGTATCAAATGAAGTGGGTTGAACAGAACGGGCCATGGAAG CAAATGGATGGATTTAGAAAGGTGGTTGACTACTATACTTTCCAGGATTTGGGCTATTGTGGCTTTGACTTTACATGGTGTAACATGCAAGGAGGAGATAACATAATATACTTAAGATTAGATAGAGCTTTCACCAACTTAGAGTGGACTGAAAAGTTTGGAGGAATGAAAGTGCATCATTTGGTCGATTCAACATCCGATCATAGTGCCCTGCTTGTATCTGATTCAgcaatccaaaatcaaacccaagcaAAGCACTTCCACTTCGAAGCAATGTGGACAAAAAATGCAGAATGTAAAGCCATTATTGAAAATTCTTGGGGGATGGAGTTTGATCTCAACACTCCAGATGAAGTTATGGCTAATCTTAGTAGCTGTGCTGCAGAGTTAACGAATTGGAGTTCTAAAGTGTTTAGGCAGATTCCAAAGAAgattcaagcaaaaagaaatgCATTGAATTCCCTGACCTTACAAGATAAGGATGGAGCCTTAAGCACCAAGATCAATTGCATAAGAAGAGAAATCAATGACCTCCTTAATGATAAGAAGATTTACTGGGGACAAAGGGCCAAAGCACACTGGCTTAAGGAAGGCAATAAGAATACCAGGTTCTTCCATGCCCAAGCTTTAGAGCGGCGTAAGCAAAGCACTATAATGGGGATTTGGGATAGCCAAGGCAGATG GAAGGATGGCTATATGACTACCAAACTCGATATGAGTAAGGCAGTTGACAGAGTCGAGTGGTGCTTTATTCAAGGGGTTATGGAGAAACTGGGTTTCAGCACTAAGTGGGTAAATCTTGTAATGAGGTGCATTACTTTGGTCTTATATTCAGTTATAATAAATGATGCTACTTGTGGAAACATTATCCCTACCCGAGGACTTCGGCAAGGGGGCCTTCTCTCCCCAACTCTCTTCCTTATTTGTACTAATGGGCTCTCTGCACCCATCCATGAAGTAGCCCAAAACCAGCACTTGATAGGCATTTCTATATGTAAGGGCTGCCCAAGAGTCACCCACCTTCTCTTTGTAAATGACAGCATTCTCTTCTACAAAGCTAGTGCAGGTGAAAGTCAAGAGCTGAAGCAAATCCTTCAAAAATATGAGGCAGCCTCAGGTCAGAAAATTAACACCGACAAGTCCTCAGTTTTCTTCAATCCCAATACATCACAAGAAGTCAAGGATGAGATCTTTGCTACCTTAGGACCTATGCAAGACACTAGACACACAAGATACCTAAGCCTTCCATCCTTCAttggaagatcaaagaagcaggTTTCTTTTATCCTAAAAGAGAGAATTGGGCAGAAGCTAGACATCTGGAAGGGCAAACTTCTCTCTATGGGAGGAAAAGAAATCCTCATAAAAGTGGTAGCACAATCAATCCCCACATACACAACGGGTTGCTTCCTTCTTCCCCAAAGCTTATGTGATGAAATAGAAAGCATGATGAGGAATTTCTGGTGA
- the LOC142633022 gene encoding uncharacterized protein LOC142633022, which yields MRLRLQQEKNQSKDDQEDEGDSHGRSDRRRPTTPDEQNSDLLREMRLKDPQDHLNTFKTTLGLQQPPDEILCRSFATTLKGAAREWFTKLPTSSIDSFEQLSSAFLRHFVRGQHPKRPADHLLTIRQGEKETLRSYVRRFTRETLEVDDANYKVQLTTFKAGLKSREFVVSLAKNPPKTMAEMLLKAQKYMNAKDALAAIVDEEKPGKEGRKEDDRKGQKRERLGRRNNDGDKQKDEKAPRTVKFTPLIMPVDKILTQIKDEHYLKWPRPLHSSPNVRDKKKVCQFHKDHGHYTEDCRDLKEQIEELIRKAKLQKHVKKGEPSRFRDGNKNQREPSPRDKDNTSQPLQNMIGEIKTIVGGPFTGGSFKSLRKTCQRQVNSIHMIPPFK from the exons ATGAGGCTACGGCTTCAACAGGAGAAGAACCAGTCCAAAGACGACCAGGAAGATGAAGGAGATAGCCATGGAAGAAGTGACCGTCGAAGGCCCACAACTCCAGACGAACAGAACTCTGATCTCCTTCGAGAGATGAG GCTTAAGGATCCCCAGGACCACCTTAACACCTTCAAGACAACattaggccttcaacagcctCCTGACGAAATACTGTGTCGTTCCTTCGCTACTACTCTTAAAGGAGCTGCAAGGGAATGGTTCACAAAGTTGCCAACTTCGTCCATCGACAGCTTCGAACAGTTGAGCAGTGCCTTTCTGCGCCACTTCGTCAGAGGACAACATCCTAAAAGGCCAGCAGaccacctactcactattagaCAAGGGGAGAAAGAAACCTTGCGGTCGTATGTGAGACGCTTTACCCGAGAAACCCTCGAGGTAGACGACGCTAACTACAAAGTACAGTTGACGACCTTTAAAGCAGGGCTGAAGTCtagagaatttgtggtttcgcTTGCAAAGAATCCACCTAAGACGATGGCAGAAATGCTCCTAAAGGCACAAAAGTATATGAATGCTAAAGATGCGTTAGCTGCCATAGTGGATGAAGAAAAGCCAGGAAAAGAGGGAAGGAAAGAGGATGATCGTAAGGGACAAAAAAGGGAACGTCTAGGTCGACGAAACAATGACGGAGATAAACAGAAGGACGAAAAGGCTCCTCGAACGGTAAAATTCACCcctctaattatgcctgttgacaaaatcTTAACGCAGATTAAGGATGAACACTACCTCAAGTGGCCAAGACCATTACATTCATCCCCTAATGTCCGAGACAAGAAAAAGGTTTGCCAATTTCATAAGGATCATGGTCACTACACAGAAGACTGCCGAGATCTGAAAGAGCAGATTGAGGAGTTGATACGGAAAGCGAAACTACAAAAGCATGTGAAGAAAGGGGAACCTAGCAGATTCAGGGATGGTAATAAAAACCAGCGCGAGCCCTCGCCCAGAGACAAAGATAACACATCCCAACCCCTACAGAACATGATTGGAGAGATAAAGACGATCGTAGGGGGACCATTCACAGGGGGATCATTCAAATCCCTTAGGAAAACATGTCAGAGGCAAGTGAACAGCATCCACATGATACCCCCATTCAAGTAG
- the LOC142633023 gene encoding uncharacterized protein LOC142633023, with product MSFNKEDARGVKQPHNDPLVIMLTIEGFNTKRILVDNGSSADIIYLPAFQQLKLDLGRLRHFDSPLVSFSGDRLTRQLDFLVVDCPSSYNVIIGRPTLNRWKSAISTYCLKVKFPKENDVGEVKGDQVLARKCYQAVLAAKENHTYTIEEKEEDKIETLETVELVKGEATKTTRIGMTLSPEMRAGLVQFLKENLNVFAWSYEDMPSISPKVIQHKLNVNPERKPVQQKRRVFAPERNKAITDDFNYCW from the exons ATGTCCTTCAACAAGGAAGATGCAAGGGGAGTGAAGCAGCCTCATAACGATCCTTTAGTTATAATGCTCACAATAGAAGGATTCAACACTAAGAGGATCCTTGTAGACAATGGAAGCTCCGCAGACATCATCTACCTTCCCGCTTTTCAGCAGCTGAAGCTAGATCTAGGAAGGCTACGTCATTTTGACTCCCCTCTTGTCAGTTTCAGTGGGGACAGA TTGACCCGTCAGTTAGACTTCTTGGTGGTAGACTGCCCCTCGTcttacaatgtgatcattgggaggCCCACGCTCAATCGATGGAAGTCAGCCATATCCACATACTGCCTAAAAGTAAAATTCCCAAAGGAGAACGATGTTGGTGAGGTGAAAGGAGACCAAGTCCTGGCTAGAAAGTGTTACCAAGCTGTGTTGGCAGCGAAAGAGAATCATACCTACACGATCGAGGAGAAGGAAGAAGACAAGATAGAAACCCTGGAGACAGTGGAGTTGGTCAAAGGAGAGGcaacaaagacaacaagaaTAGGGATGACATTGAGTCCAGAAATGAGAGCAGGGCTCGTTCAGTTTCTTAAAGAAAACCTGAACGTCTTCGCATGGAGTTATGAGGACATGCCaagtatatctccaaaagtCATTCAGCATAAGCTGAACGTAAATCCTGAAAGAAAACCCGTCCAACAAAAGCGACGTGTCTTCGCCCCTGAACGAAACAAAGCAATTACAGACGACTTTAACTATTGTTGGTAG